A single region of the Marinobacter salinus genome encodes:
- a CDS encoding TRAP transporter substrate-binding protein — protein MFKQLAAATLLTGAFFTSAVQADQWHMPTPYGDANLPTKIAYEFAEDIKNGTNGDIDITVHSGASLVKHPEIPRAVRTGQVQLGEIFIGIMGNTHPVFKHDNIPFLATNFEDAEKLWEAAKPEVEKQLDKEGMTLLYAVPWPAQSLYTKAPVNTLKDLEGLKMRAYSPSTSRLADLMNTTPTTVQVPEIPQAFSTGIIDAMITSPSTGANGQAWDYLSHYTDIKAWIPKNVVVANKRAFRRLSDEQQQVIRDAAAAAEARGWEGVRVTAAEDTATLAENGITVSEPSAELMSELQKIGDIMVKEWEEEAPEEVGAILSNYR, from the coding sequence ATGTTCAAGCAACTTGCAGCAGCGACTCTATTAACAGGAGCGTTCTTTACATCAGCAGTTCAAGCCGATCAGTGGCACATGCCCACGCCTTATGGCGATGCAAACCTGCCAACCAAAATTGCCTATGAGTTTGCCGAAGACATCAAGAATGGCACAAACGGCGACATTGATATCACCGTTCACTCAGGCGCATCTCTGGTAAAACATCCGGAAATTCCCCGTGCGGTCAGAACCGGCCAGGTCCAACTGGGCGAGATCTTTATCGGCATCATGGGTAACACCCACCCCGTTTTCAAGCACGACAACATACCGTTTCTGGCGACCAATTTCGAAGATGCGGAAAAACTGTGGGAAGCCGCCAAGCCGGAAGTTGAAAAGCAGCTGGATAAAGAAGGCATGACGCTGTTGTATGCCGTGCCCTGGCCCGCACAAAGTCTTTATACCAAGGCCCCGGTAAATACCCTGAAGGACCTGGAAGGCCTGAAGATGCGTGCCTACAGCCCCTCTACGTCACGGCTCGCCGACCTGATGAACACCACCCCCACAACGGTACAGGTTCCTGAAATCCCTCAGGCATTCAGCACCGGCATCATCGACGCCATGATCACATCTCCGTCGACCGGCGCCAACGGCCAGGCTTGGGACTACCTCTCCCATTACACCGACATCAAGGCCTGGATCCCCAAGAACGTTGTGGTTGCCAACAAGCGCGCGTTCCGCCGCTTGAGCGATGAGCAACAGCAGGTTATCCGTGATGCCGCTGCGGCTGCAGAGGCCAGAGGCTGGGAAGGTGTTCGGGTCACTGCCGCTGAAGATACCGCGACCCTTGCAGAGAATGGCATTACGGTTTCCGAGCCTTCGGCCGAGCTGATGTCCGAACTGCAAAAGATCGGCGACATCATGGTCAAGGAGTGGGAAGAAGAAGCTCCGGAGGAAGTTGGTGCGATTCTGTCCAATTACCGTTAA
- a CDS encoding TRAP transporter small permease: MSSLRDKFYLASGYAAGFCIALIMVVILVQIVGRIFGFIIPSAENVSGYALAASTFFGLAYTFHQGGHIRVTLVIQRFSGRTRFGQELAVLIFGFGLACYMTFYCWHMVWESYIFEEVSHGYIPIPLWIPQIPVGLGMLALNIAILDDLIAVLRKRTPSYQQHEDEINLEEV, encoded by the coding sequence ATGAGTTCTCTTCGAGACAAGTTTTACCTGGCATCCGGCTACGCGGCAGGCTTTTGCATCGCACTGATCATGGTCGTCATTCTTGTCCAGATCGTTGGCCGCATTTTCGGGTTTATCATTCCGTCAGCGGAAAATGTGTCAGGATATGCGCTCGCTGCCTCCACCTTTTTCGGCCTTGCCTACACTTTCCACCAGGGCGGCCATATCCGGGTCACGCTGGTGATTCAAAGGTTTTCCGGGCGCACACGCTTTGGCCAGGAACTTGCTGTACTGATATTCGGTTTCGGACTGGCCTGTTACATGACGTTTTATTGCTGGCACATGGTCTGGGAATCGTACATTTTCGAGGAGGTGTCCCACGGTTACATCCCCATTCCTCTCTGGATACCACAGATTCCCGTAGGCCTTGGCATGCTGGCTCTTAATATCGCAATCCTGGACGACCTTATCGCCGTCCTGCGAAAACGCACCCCTTCCTATCAGCAGCATGAAGACGAGATCAACCTGGAGGAGGTGTAA
- a CDS encoding TRAP transporter large permease — protein sequence MDIAILSIILAASMILMLAVGVWVSLTLVGVGVLGLLLSGNDQIGLLFATSSWGASTGWSLTALPMFIWMGEVLFRTRLSEDLFKGLAPWMGGLPGKLLHVNILSCGIFAAVSGSSAATAATIGRMTLPELKAQGYSDRMAVGTLAGSGTLGLLIPPSIILIVYGVAAEVSIGRLFIAGALPGLLLVAMFMGYTMIWALMHKDELPVDKKEHISFSAKIKALRMLLPIVGLIVFVLGSIYAGFTTPTEAAALGVFGALLLAAATGSLSAQSFKDSLLGAVKSSCMIGLILVGAHFLTLSMGFLGIPRELAEWIGGMSLSSFELLVCLTALFVILGCFLDGISVVVLTVAVVMPMVQQAGIDLLWFGIFIVLVVEMAQITPPVGFNLFVIQSLTGKDILYVARAALPFFLLIMAALFLIGWFPEIVTYLPQTMSQG from the coding sequence ATGGATATTGCGATTCTCTCCATCATATTGGCAGCATCCATGATTCTGATGCTTGCCGTCGGCGTCTGGGTTTCATTGACCCTGGTTGGTGTCGGCGTTCTCGGGCTGCTGCTCTCCGGCAATGACCAGATCGGCCTGCTGTTTGCCACCTCAAGCTGGGGCGCCAGCACCGGCTGGTCGCTGACTGCCCTGCCGATGTTTATATGGATGGGAGAAGTCCTGTTCCGCACCCGTTTGTCAGAAGACCTGTTCAAAGGGCTGGCGCCATGGATGGGCGGCTTGCCCGGCAAACTCTTGCACGTCAACATCCTCAGTTGCGGAATTTTTGCAGCGGTTTCCGGCTCCTCAGCCGCGACGGCGGCCACCATCGGACGGATGACACTGCCCGAATTGAAAGCCCAGGGATACAGCGACCGGATGGCCGTGGGCACACTGGCAGGTTCCGGCACTCTGGGCCTGCTGATTCCACCGTCTATTATCCTGATCGTCTATGGCGTTGCCGCCGAGGTCTCCATCGGCCGGCTGTTCATCGCAGGCGCTCTGCCGGGACTTCTGCTGGTCGCCATGTTCATGGGCTACACCATGATCTGGGCCCTGATGCACAAGGATGAATTGCCCGTAGACAAGAAAGAGCACATATCGTTTTCAGCCAAAATCAAGGCCCTACGAATGCTGCTCCCGATCGTCGGTCTCATTGTATTCGTACTGGGCTCGATTTATGCCGGCTTTACCACACCGACCGAAGCGGCAGCTCTTGGCGTCTTTGGCGCCCTGTTGCTCGCTGCTGCAACGGGCTCCCTGAGTGCTCAGAGCTTCAAGGACAGCCTGCTTGGTGCGGTAAAAAGCTCGTGCATGATTGGTCTGATTCTGGTCGGCGCACATTTTCTGACCCTTTCAATGGGCTTTCTGGGCATTCCGCGAGAGCTGGCTGAGTGGATCGGAGGCATGTCGCTCTCCTCTTTCGAGCTCCTGGTGTGTCTGACAGCCCTGTTTGTGATTCTGGGCTGCTTCCTTGATGGGATCTCGGTGGTGGTTCTGACCGTGGCGGTCGTCATGCCGATGGTCCAGCAGGCAGGCATTGACCTGCTCTGGTTCGGGATCTTCATCGTGCTGGTCGTGGAAATGGCACAGATTACCCCTCCGGTCGGATTCAACCTCTTCGTTATTCAGTCCCTGACCGGCAAAGACATTCTTTATGTTGCGCGGGCGGCACTGCCTTTCTTCCTGCTGATTATGGCAGCGCTTTTTCTGATTGGCTGGTTCCCCGAGATCGTCACCTACCTGCCACAGACTATGAGTCAGGGTTAA